The proteins below are encoded in one region of Apium graveolens cultivar Ventura chromosome 4, ASM990537v1, whole genome shotgun sequence:
- the LOC141717764 gene encoding thaumatin-like protein 1b has product MSMSRYFSFICFSLHLLIYSGTVYSATFTLINQCSHPVWPGLLSGAGTPPLSTTGFLLSPGASNSLFVPLSWSGRIWGRTLCTLDATGKFSCATADCGSGTVECAGTGAIPPATLAEFTLNGANGLDFYDVSLVDGYNLPMTIVPSGGTAGNCSTTGCSAELNGPCPMELKVIGGESGSESVACKSACEAFGDAKYCCNGEYGTPDTCKPTIYSEFFKNACPHAYSYAYDDGTSTFTCASADYTITFCPSPAPGRKSSGGPATAAFPVPNSSLATKLLVVNPWSTCYILLFIYPILTIMFGHFLLI; this is encoded by the exons ATGTCTATGTCTCGATACTTCAGCTTTATCTGTTTCTCTCTTCATCTTCTAATCTATTCAG GTACCGTGTACTCTGCAACATTCACACTAATCAATCAATGCAGCCATCCTGTGTGGCCAGGTTTACTCTCCGGTGCTGGCACTCCTCCTCTGTCTACCACAGGCTTCCTTCTCTCTCCCGGTGCTTCTAACTCTCTTTTTGTACCCCTTTCCTGGTCCGGCAGAATCTGGGGACGAACTCTATGTACGCTTGATGCCACAGGTAAATTCAGTTGTGCCACTGCTGATTGTGGCTCGGGAACTGTAGAATGTGCTGGCACTGGTGCCATTCCTCCAGCCACTTTAGCAGAGTTCACGCTAAATGGCGCTAATGGTTTGGATTTCTATGACGTCAGTCTTGTTGATGGCTATAATCTCCCAATGACAATAGTGCCTAGCGGTGGAACTGCAGGAAACTGTTCAACTACCGGTTGTTCAGCTGAATTGAACGGTCCGTGTCCAATGGAGCTGAAGGTAATCGGAGGGGAAAGTGGGAGTGAAAGCGTGGCCTGCAAGAGCGCATGCGAGGCTTTCGGGGATGCCAAGTATTGTTGTAACGGGGAATATGGGACGCCTGATACCTGCAAGCCAACAATTTACTCCGAGTTTTTTAAGAACGCTTGTCCACACGCTTATAGTTATGCTTATGATGATGGTACCAGCACTTTTACGTGTGCCTCTGCTGACTACACCATCACATTCTGCCCTTCCCCTGCTCCCGG GCGAAAATCATCAGGAGGGCCAGCAACAGCCGCATTTCCAGTCCCCAACAGCTCATTAGCTACTAAGTTGCTCGTCGTTAATCCATGGTCTACATGTTATATACTACTTTTCATTTACCCGATTCTTACAATAATGTTTGGGCACTTCTTGCTGATCTAG
- the LOC141717762 gene encoding ferredoxin--NADP reductase, leaf-type isozyme, chloroplastic-like: MATTFTAAVSLPSSKTTSISSGTSILSTDRLSFAKVPLIYRNVSSRSKVALIRAQVTTEAPAKVEKVSKKVDEGVITNKFKPKEPYVGKCLLNTKITGDDAPGETWHMVFSTEGEVPYKEGQSIGIIADGEDKNGKPHKLRLYSIASSALGDFGDSKTVSLCVKRLVYTNDQGELIKGVCSNFLCDLKPGADVKITGPVGKEMLMPKDPNATVVMLATGTGIAPFRSFLWKMFFEKHDDYQFNGLAWLFLGVPTSSSLLYKEEFEKMQEKKQENFRLDFAVSREQTNAKGEKMYIQTRMAEYAEELWELLKKDNTFIYMCGLRGMEQGIDDIMVPLATKEGVDWTEYKRSLKKAGQWNVEVY, encoded by the exons ATGGCTACTACATTTACTGCTGCAGTTTCTCTCCCTTCCTCTAAAACTACTTCCATTTCATCAGGAACATCTATTTTATCTACTGACAGACTTAGCTTTGCCAAG GTTCCTTTGATATATAGAAATGTATCTAGTCGCAGTAAAGTGGCATTGATCAGAGCTCAAGTGACAACTGAGGCTCCAGCTAAAGTTGAGAAGGTTTCCAAGAAAGTAGATGAAGGTGTGATTACTAATAAATTCAAGCCCAAGGAACCTTATGTCGGTAAATGCCTTCTTAACACTAAGATCACTGGCGATGATGCTCCCGGCGAGACATGGCATATGGTCTTCAGCACTGAAG GGGAAGTGCCATACAAGGAAGGGCAATCCATCGGGATTATTGCAGACGGTGAAGACAAGAATGGGAAGCCTCACAAGCTCAGGTTGTACTCAATTGCTAGCAGTGCTCTTGGAGATTTTGGCGATTCCAAGACT GTTTCATTGTGTGTCAAAAGGCTCGTCTATACCAATGACCAAGGCGAATTAATTAAAGGAGTTTGCTCAAATTTCTTGT GTGATTTAAAGCCAGGGGCTGATGTTAAGATAACTGGACCCGTAGGAAAAGAAATGCTTATGCCTAAGGATCCCAATGCAACTGTTGTCATG CTTGCTACTGGAACTGGAATTGCACCTTTCAGATCCTTCTTGTGGAAAATGTTCTTTGAGAAGCATGACGATTACCAG TTCAATGGCTTGGCCTGGCTTTTCTTGGGTGTGCCTACAAGTAGCTCGTTGCTCTACAAGGAG GAATTTGAGAAAATGCAAGAGAAGAAACAAGAAAACTTTAGACTTGACTTTGCAGTGAGCAGAGAACAAACAAACGCAAAAGGAGAAAAAATGTACATCCAGACTCGCATGGCTGAATATGCAGAAGAGCTCTGGGAATTACTTAAGAAGGACAACACCTTCATCTATATGTGTGGTTTAAGAGGAATGGAACAGGGAATTGATGACATTATGGTACCATTAGCTACTAAAGAAG GTGTTGATTGGACCGAATACAAAAGATCCCTCAAGAAGGCAGGACAATGGAACGTAGAAGTATACTAA